Proteins encoded together in one Branchiostoma floridae strain S238N-H82 chromosome 18, Bfl_VNyyK, whole genome shotgun sequence window:
- the LOC118405574 gene encoding AMP deaminase 1-like isoform X2: protein MSSAAPRAPIPTPDVDSTSQQQQQQQQQQQPAPQTTPPSGQGSGRNLWAKSSAIGSKWHNVAQLIMKRQKEEAEDHKHDLFQDYEVGEDCPIVFGGTKEKHIDEELHEKSTEKTRKSRKFLKRAMTAASEVEAGSAQPSASSVPMKDRTTVEYQRVLVDGEGIAGVPLRDLQDASKGLLEALSIREKYMRLNFQSYPKTTSRYLRMVDNEPTPNESDFTGVDEDTDWAGKYGDPFRCRNVPENLNYPYKMVEGVVYVYKDDTNMNAGQPIDLPYPDKDAFLKDYMLMLALMSDGPIKSFCYRRLQFLDSRFKIHQLLNELAESAETKQSPHRDFYNVRKVDTHIHASACMNQKSLLNFMRTKINQFGGEIVIKADTKEKTLKEVFDEEGLTAYNLTVDSLDCHADRQTFHRFDKFNSKYNPAGCGILRDIFIKTDNFIHGRYFAEIVKQTMSELESSRYQYAELRLSIYGRAMDEWDRLADWCVTNRVFSNQVRWMVQIPRLYDVYRSKGSMQNFQQMLDNVFLPLFDATINPQKHQNLHIFLNYVTGFDSVDDESKAERHLFNQQSPTPDKWTMKDSPPYTYYMYYMYANLVVLNHLRKQRGMRTFNLRPHCGEAGDARHLVSAFMLSENISHGLNLKKSPVLYYLFYLAQVGIAMSPLSNNSLFLDYNRNPLYEYLSRGLNISLSTDDPLQFHYTREPLMEEYAIAAQVWKLTNCDMCEIARNSVAMSGLSEKMKKHFLGEKYREKEGPAGNTVLKTNIPNIRVAYRFETMTEELALLCNGAKVFD from the exons ATGTCTTCTGCTGCACCTCGTGCCCCCATCCCTACCCCTGATGTTGACTCTAcctcacaacaacaacaacaacaacaacaacaacaacagccag CTCCACAAACTACGCCTCCGTCTGGACAGGGATCCGGGCGGAACCTGTGGGCAAAATCGAGCGCTATAGGATCCAAATGGCACAATGTAGCTCAACTTATCATGAAACGGCAAAAGGAAGAAGCAGAGGATCACAAGCATGACTTATTCCAG GATTACGAGGTTGGCGAGGACTGCCCTATTGTTTTCGGAGGCacgaaagaaaaacacattgaTGAAGAGCTTCACGAAAAATCAACGGAAAAGAC GAGAAAGTCTCGCAAATTCCTGAAGAGGGCCATGACCGCGGCATCAGAGGTGGAAGCAGGTTCTGCGCAGCCTTCTGCCTCGTCTGTGCCTATGAAAGACCGAACAACTGTGGAATACCAGAGGGTCCTGGTGGATGGAGAGGGAATCGCAGGG GTTCCACTTCGTGACCTACAAGATGCATCCAAAGGTTTGCTAGAAGCACTGTCCATCAGGGAAAAATACATGCGTCTCAACTTTCAAAGCTACCCCAAAACAACTTCTCGCTACTTGCGCATGGTAGACAACGAACCGACTCCGAACGAGAGCGACTTTACAGGTGTTGATGAGG ACACCGATTGGGCAGGGAAGTACGGCGATCCTTTTCGTTGTCGCAACGTACCGGAGAACTTAAACTACCCTTACAAAATGGTGGAAGGTGTGGTGTACGTGTATAAGGATGATACCAACATGAATGCCGGGCAGCCCATAGACCTACCTTACCCCGACAAGGATGCCTTCCTGAAAGACTACATGCTGATGCTGGCACTGATGAGTGATGGACCAAT aaaatccTTCTGCTATCGCCGACTTCAGTTTTTAGACTCCAGGTTCAAGATCCACCAACTTCTGAACGAACTTGCCGAGTCGGCAGAGACAAAGCAATCCCCACACAGGGACTTCTACAATGTTCGGAAG GTGGATACACACATCCACGCGTCGGCCTGTATGAACCAGAAGTCTCTCCTCAACTTCATGCGGACTAAAATTAATCAGTTTGGCGGAGAAATTGTCATCAAAGCTGATACCAAGGAAAAGACACTAAAAGAG GTTTTTGACGAAGAAGGTTTAACAGCGTACAATTTGACAGTGGACAGTCTGGATTGCCATGCA GATAGGCAAACCTTTCACCGTTTTGACAAGTTCAATTCTAAGTACAACCCGGCAGGGTGCGGCATTCTGCGGGACATCTTCATCAAGACAGACAACTTTATCCACGGCCGGTACTTCGCAGAGATAGTGAAG CAAACCATGTCTGAGCTGGAGTCCAGCAGGTACCAGTACGCCGAGCTGAGGCTGTCCATCTACGGCCGGGCCATGGACGAGTGGGACAGGCTGGCCGACTGGTGCGTCACCAACAGAGTGTTCTCCAACCAAGTCCGCTGGATGGTCCAGATCCCTCGACTATA TGATGTATATCGTTCCAAAGGATCCATGCAGAATTTCCAGCAGATGTTGGATAACGTCTTCTTGCCTCTGTTTGACGCCACTATAAACCCACAGAAGCACCAGAATCTGCACATCTTCCTGAATTAT GTGACAGGATTTGATTCAGTTGATGACGAGTCAAAGGCAGAGCGCCACCTGTTCAACCAGCAAAGCCCAACCCCGGATAAGTGGACCATGAAAGACAGTCCTCCGTACacctattacatgtactacatgtatgccaaCCTGGTTGTTCTCAACCACCTCAGAAA GCAGCGGGGTATGAGGACGTTCAACCTGCGGCCACACTGCGGGGAGGCAGGAGATGCTCGTCACCTGGTCTCAGCGTTCATGCTGTCTGAAAACATTTCTCATGGACTCAATCTGAAGAAG AGCCCAGTTCTGTACTACTTGTTTTACTTGGCGCAAGTAGGAATCGCGATGTCACCTCTGAGCAACAACAGCCTGTTCCTGGATTATAACCGCAACCCTCTGTACGAGTATCTGTCCAGAGGACTCAACATCTCACTCTCAACTGATGATCCTCTGCAATTTCACTACACAAGG GAGCCACTGATGGAGGAGTATGCCATAGCTGCACAAGTCTGGAAGCTGACCAACTGTGACATGTGTGAGATAGCCCGGAACAGTGTGGCTATGAGCGGTCTGTCCGAAAAG ATGAAGAAGCACTTCTTGGGAGAAAAGTATCGTGAGAAGGAGGGCCCTGCCGGAAACACCGTCCTCAAAACCAACATCCCCAACATCAGAGTTGCCTACCGTTTTGAGACAATGACGGAAGAGCTCGCATTGCTTTGCAACGGGGCAAAAGTGTTTGACTAG
- the LOC118405574 gene encoding AMP deaminase 1-like isoform X1 — MAMQNSAHLSALNTLNSVCLGKPEFCTILALGKRRYSEKAALSSETTLPASNMSSAAPRAPIPTPDVDSTSQQQQQQQQQQQPAPQTTPPSGQGSGRNLWAKSSAIGSKWHNVAQLIMKRQKEEAEDHKHDLFQDYEVGEDCPIVFGGTKEKHIDEELHEKSTEKTRKSRKFLKRAMTAASEVEAGSAQPSASSVPMKDRTTVEYQRVLVDGEGIAGVPLRDLQDASKGLLEALSIREKYMRLNFQSYPKTTSRYLRMVDNEPTPNESDFTGVDEDTDWAGKYGDPFRCRNVPENLNYPYKMVEGVVYVYKDDTNMNAGQPIDLPYPDKDAFLKDYMLMLALMSDGPIKSFCYRRLQFLDSRFKIHQLLNELAESAETKQSPHRDFYNVRKVDTHIHASACMNQKSLLNFMRTKINQFGGEIVIKADTKEKTLKEVFDEEGLTAYNLTVDSLDCHADRQTFHRFDKFNSKYNPAGCGILRDIFIKTDNFIHGRYFAEIVKQTMSELESSRYQYAELRLSIYGRAMDEWDRLADWCVTNRVFSNQVRWMVQIPRLYDVYRSKGSMQNFQQMLDNVFLPLFDATINPQKHQNLHIFLNYVTGFDSVDDESKAERHLFNQQSPTPDKWTMKDSPPYTYYMYYMYANLVVLNHLRKQRGMRTFNLRPHCGEAGDARHLVSAFMLSENISHGLNLKKSPVLYYLFYLAQVGIAMSPLSNNSLFLDYNRNPLYEYLSRGLNISLSTDDPLQFHYTREPLMEEYAIAAQVWKLTNCDMCEIARNSVAMSGLSEKMKKHFLGEKYREKEGPAGNTVLKTNIPNIRVAYRFETMTEELALLCNGAKVFD, encoded by the exons ATGGCGATGCAAAATTCCGCCCATTTGTCAGCTTTAAATACATTGAACTCAGTCTGTTTGGGAAAGCCTGAGTTCTGCACAATACTTGCTCTCGGCAAAAGACGTTATAGTGAAAAGGCTGCCCTGTCATCTGAAACG ACACTGCCAGCTTCCAACATGTCTTCTGCTGCACCTCGTGCCCCCATCCCTACCCCTGATGTTGACTCTAcctcacaacaacaacaacaacaacaacaacaacaacagccag CTCCACAAACTACGCCTCCGTCTGGACAGGGATCCGGGCGGAACCTGTGGGCAAAATCGAGCGCTATAGGATCCAAATGGCACAATGTAGCTCAACTTATCATGAAACGGCAAAAGGAAGAAGCAGAGGATCACAAGCATGACTTATTCCAG GATTACGAGGTTGGCGAGGACTGCCCTATTGTTTTCGGAGGCacgaaagaaaaacacattgaTGAAGAGCTTCACGAAAAATCAACGGAAAAGAC GAGAAAGTCTCGCAAATTCCTGAAGAGGGCCATGACCGCGGCATCAGAGGTGGAAGCAGGTTCTGCGCAGCCTTCTGCCTCGTCTGTGCCTATGAAAGACCGAACAACTGTGGAATACCAGAGGGTCCTGGTGGATGGAGAGGGAATCGCAGGG GTTCCACTTCGTGACCTACAAGATGCATCCAAAGGTTTGCTAGAAGCACTGTCCATCAGGGAAAAATACATGCGTCTCAACTTTCAAAGCTACCCCAAAACAACTTCTCGCTACTTGCGCATGGTAGACAACGAACCGACTCCGAACGAGAGCGACTTTACAGGTGTTGATGAGG ACACCGATTGGGCAGGGAAGTACGGCGATCCTTTTCGTTGTCGCAACGTACCGGAGAACTTAAACTACCCTTACAAAATGGTGGAAGGTGTGGTGTACGTGTATAAGGATGATACCAACATGAATGCCGGGCAGCCCATAGACCTACCTTACCCCGACAAGGATGCCTTCCTGAAAGACTACATGCTGATGCTGGCACTGATGAGTGATGGACCAAT aaaatccTTCTGCTATCGCCGACTTCAGTTTTTAGACTCCAGGTTCAAGATCCACCAACTTCTGAACGAACTTGCCGAGTCGGCAGAGACAAAGCAATCCCCACACAGGGACTTCTACAATGTTCGGAAG GTGGATACACACATCCACGCGTCGGCCTGTATGAACCAGAAGTCTCTCCTCAACTTCATGCGGACTAAAATTAATCAGTTTGGCGGAGAAATTGTCATCAAAGCTGATACCAAGGAAAAGACACTAAAAGAG GTTTTTGACGAAGAAGGTTTAACAGCGTACAATTTGACAGTGGACAGTCTGGATTGCCATGCA GATAGGCAAACCTTTCACCGTTTTGACAAGTTCAATTCTAAGTACAACCCGGCAGGGTGCGGCATTCTGCGGGACATCTTCATCAAGACAGACAACTTTATCCACGGCCGGTACTTCGCAGAGATAGTGAAG CAAACCATGTCTGAGCTGGAGTCCAGCAGGTACCAGTACGCCGAGCTGAGGCTGTCCATCTACGGCCGGGCCATGGACGAGTGGGACAGGCTGGCCGACTGGTGCGTCACCAACAGAGTGTTCTCCAACCAAGTCCGCTGGATGGTCCAGATCCCTCGACTATA TGATGTATATCGTTCCAAAGGATCCATGCAGAATTTCCAGCAGATGTTGGATAACGTCTTCTTGCCTCTGTTTGACGCCACTATAAACCCACAGAAGCACCAGAATCTGCACATCTTCCTGAATTAT GTGACAGGATTTGATTCAGTTGATGACGAGTCAAAGGCAGAGCGCCACCTGTTCAACCAGCAAAGCCCAACCCCGGATAAGTGGACCATGAAAGACAGTCCTCCGTACacctattacatgtactacatgtatgccaaCCTGGTTGTTCTCAACCACCTCAGAAA GCAGCGGGGTATGAGGACGTTCAACCTGCGGCCACACTGCGGGGAGGCAGGAGATGCTCGTCACCTGGTCTCAGCGTTCATGCTGTCTGAAAACATTTCTCATGGACTCAATCTGAAGAAG AGCCCAGTTCTGTACTACTTGTTTTACTTGGCGCAAGTAGGAATCGCGATGTCACCTCTGAGCAACAACAGCCTGTTCCTGGATTATAACCGCAACCCTCTGTACGAGTATCTGTCCAGAGGACTCAACATCTCACTCTCAACTGATGATCCTCTGCAATTTCACTACACAAGG GAGCCACTGATGGAGGAGTATGCCATAGCTGCACAAGTCTGGAAGCTGACCAACTGTGACATGTGTGAGATAGCCCGGAACAGTGTGGCTATGAGCGGTCTGTCCGAAAAG ATGAAGAAGCACTTCTTGGGAGAAAAGTATCGTGAGAAGGAGGGCCCTGCCGGAAACACCGTCCTCAAAACCAACATCCCCAACATCAGAGTTGCCTACCGTTTTGAGACAATGACGGAAGAGCTCGCATTGCTTTGCAACGGGGCAAAAGTGTTTGACTAG